The genomic interval GTCTCAGAAGCCGGACAGGAACCTAAGAAGTTGATAGGTAATGAGAATTGGCGCGACGCTCTATTTCGATTATCAAGCCTCCACACCAATTGATCCACGGGTTCTACCTGTTTTAGCGGCACAATTCGCAGATACGTTCGCCAACCCCCACTCCGCGGATCATGCCTTAGGTTGGAAATCGCAGGAGGGAGTGGAGGCCGCTGCTGCTCAGGTCGCACAAACCATTGGTGCCGACCCGGACGAAATCGTTTTTACGTCCGGCGCCACCGAAGCCAACAACCTCGCCATTCTCGGACTTCTCCCCAAGGCTCCAAAGGGTCGCTCCCGGCTGCTCGTCGGCGCAACGGAGCACAAGTGCGTGCTTGCCGCCTCAGCCGAAGCCACGCGGCGTGGTTTCACGGTTGAACATATCAGGGCCGACGCGGCCGGAACGGTGGACCTGGAGGATTTGACACAGCGCTTGGCCGACGATGTGCTGCTCGTGTCGGTTATGGCCGTCAACAACGAGGTTGGTACGATACAGCCTCTCGATGAGGTCGTGCGCCTCGCGGGACGAGTGGGGGCGCGCGTGCATTCCGATGCCGCGCAGGCCTTGAGCGCCCGCGACATCGACATGGCTGCCACTGACGTGGATTTTCTGAGCCTCTCGGCGCACAAGATCTACGGTCCCAAAGGCATCGGCGCTCTGTACGTGCGCCGCGAACGCCGCAACGAGCTCTCGCCGGTTATCCACGGGGGTGGTCAGCAGGGTGGCTTGCGATCGGGCACTGTACCCACTCCGCTTTGCGCGGCGTTCGGCGCCGCAGCAACCCTCATGGTCGAAGAGGCCGCGGCAGGTGAGCGTACGCGTCTTACCGCGCTCCGGGAACGCCTAATCGCTGGGCTCCTTGAGCTCGACCCCAAAAACCGCTTGAACGGACCTGTAGGCGTCGCCCGACACCCTGGGAACGTCAACATCTGCTTTGTCGGTCAGGACAGCCGGGACCTGCTGATCCGCCTGCAGCCGCGGCTATCGGCCTCGACGGGCTCAGCCTGCACCACCGGCATCCCTGAACCTTCGCATGTCCTGCGCGCCATGGGGCTCAGCACAGACGATGCGGAGGCATCGATCCGGATCGGCTTAGGACGCTTCTCAGATCAGGAGCAGGTTGATGAAGTGATCAATCTGTTTGAAAGCGTTTTATAGCTTCATTCGGCTATATGAATATTGTAACTATATAGCAAGCAGTTCTCCCCACTGCGTCGTGTGCCGCTGGGACAGGAACTCCGCCTTGAGCTTCCACCCGCGCTCCA from Methylobacterium sp. AMS5 carries:
- a CDS encoding DUF4113 domain-containing protein — protein: MELVDELNRRYGRDRVRFACSGMERGWKLKAEFLSQRHTTQWGELLAI
- a CDS encoding cysteine desulfurase family protein; translated protein: MRIGATLYFDYQASTPIDPRVLPVLAAQFADTFANPHSADHALGWKSQEGVEAAAAQVAQTIGADPDEIVFTSGATEANNLAILGLLPKAPKGRSRLLVGATEHKCVLAASAEATRRGFTVEHIRADAAGTVDLEDLTQRLADDVLLVSVMAVNNEVGTIQPLDEVVRLAGRVGARVHSDAAQALSARDIDMAATDVDFLSLSAHKIYGPKGIGALYVRRERRNELSPVIHGGGQQGGLRSGTVPTPLCAAFGAAATLMVEEAAAGERTRLTALRERLIAGLLELDPKNRLNGPVGVARHPGNVNICFVGQDSRDLLIRLQPRLSASTGSACTTGIPEPSHVLRAMGLSTDDAEASIRIGLGRFSDQEQVDEVINLFESVL